Proteins from a single region of Xenopus laevis strain J_2021 chromosome 9_10S, Xenopus_laevis_v10.1, whole genome shotgun sequence:
- the hspe1.S gene encoding 10 kDa heat shock protein, mitochondrial: protein MAVRAFKKFVPLFDRVLVERLAAETVTKGGIMLPEKSQGKVLQATVVAVGEGSRGKTGDIQPVSVKVGDQILLPEYGGTKVVLDDKDYFLFRDGDILGKYVD from the exons ATG GCAGTACGAGCTTTCAAAAAGTTTGTTCCATTATTTGATCGAGTCCTCGTAGAGCGGCTTGCTGCAGAAACTGTAACTAAAGGAGGAATCATGCTTCCTGAAAAATCACAAGGAAAAGTGCTGCAAGCAACTGTAGTTGCTGTTGGAGAAGGTTCTAGAGGAAAg aCCGGAGATATTCAGCCTGTGAGTGTAAAAGTTGGGGACCAAATCCTCTTGCCTGAATATGGAGGTACAAAGGTTGTACTGGATGACAAG GACTACTTCTTATTCAGAGATGGAGACATCCTAGGAAAATATGTAGATTAG